The sequence CGCGCCCACGCGCTTGAGCGCCCGGAAGAAGAGCGAGCCCGGCGGGTCCTGCGGACGGAACGGGGGCAGCTCGTCCGGGTGCGCGGAGGCCGCGCCGTCCATGGCGCCGCCCGCGTGCGTCTGGCCGAGCATCTTCTCGCGCTGCTCACGGGTGAACGCCGTGATGCCCTGCACCGGCGGGGGCGGCGGCGGCGGGGCTTCCTCGCCGTCCAGGCCCGTCACGCGGTCCATGTCCACGTCGTCCATCTCCAGGTCGTCCAGACCCTTGGCGCCCGTGAAGTCACAGCGCAGGAGCTTGAGCTTCTCGAAGACACATCCTTCCAGGTTGGCGCCGCGGAAGTCGCAGTCCTGGAGGCGGCCCCCGTGGAAGTAGGCGTTCGTGAGGTCCGTGTCCCGGAAGTTCATCTTCGACAGGTCACAGCGCTCCCACTCGGAGCCCACCAGCTCCAGTCCGGAGAGGTCGGCGTTGGCGGAGAACAGCTGCGTGAACGTGGCGCCCGTCTGACCGGTGGGCGCCTGGCCGGACTTGCGCAGCTTGTTCCATTCGGCGGAACCGTTCTGGAGCAGCTTCTCGATAGTTGGGGCTTTCGGCATGGACCGCGAATTATTCGTGTGGTCTGGTCCAGGCGCCAGCACAAATGATCGAGTACCGAATCGAAGCCGACACCGTCGGGATGCGGCTGGACAAGCACCTGCGCAAGCGGATGCCCAACGTCCCCGTCAGCCACCTCTTCAAGATGATCCGCACCAAGAAGGTGCGGGTGAATGGCAAGCGCGCGCAGCCAGAGCAGTTGCTTGCCGAAGGAGACGTGCTCACCATCCGCGGCACCGAAGAGCAGCTCACCCTGGCGGAGCGTCCGAAATCGGACCGTCCGCCACCCCCGCCGCCACCGGTAGACCCCTCCCGGCTGGTCATCCTGAAGGAAGACGACTGGCTCATGGCCGTGGACAAGCCCAGTGGCATGGCCGTCCATACCGGCAGCGGCATCACCGGGGGCACCCTGGTGGACTACGTGCGCGCCTACCTGGGCCCCAAGGCGACGCGGAATGACTTCACCGCCTCACCCGCCCACCGCCTGGACCGGGAGACCTCCGGCGTCATCCTGGTGGCCAAGCGCCGCCCGGCGATGGTGCATTTCACGGAAATCTTCACCCACGGCCACCCGAAGAAGCGCTACCTGACCCTGGTGAAGGGGAAGATGCCCAAGGACTCGGGCGTCATCGACCTGCCGCTCGCCGAGCACCAGCAGACGGCCGAGAGCAAGGCCCGTCGGGGAGTGAACATGCAGGAGGCCGTCACCCGCTGGAAGGTCGTGCGCCAGTCGAGCGAGGCAGCCCTCCTCTCCTGCACCATCGAGACCGGGCGCACGCATCAGATAAGAAGGCACCTGGTCGCCGTGGGGCACCCGGTGGCGGGTGACAAGAAGTACGGAGACTTCGCCTTCAACCGCGACGTGCGGGCGCGCTGGGGGCTCAAGCGTTTGTTCCTGCACGCCGAGCGCATCGAATTTCCGCACCCCGAGGATGGAAGGAAGGTCGTCGTGGAGACCCCCATGCCACCCGAATTGACGGACGTGCTGAAGCGGGCGGCGCTCCTCTAAGCCTTGAGCCCAGGACTCGACACAAACACGCATGGCCGACCCGAAGATTGACCGCAGCCGCTCCAAGCTGGTGCTCGACGGCGTTCCGCCCAAGCGCAACATCCTCGTGCGCTTGATGAAGCTCTTCGCGGTGCTGGGCCTCATGGGCGCCACCGCGGGCGTGCTCGCCGTCGTGGGCGCCTACTACGTCTTCTCCGACGGGCTGCCCGCCATCCCGAAGGTGGACGAGTACTGGCCGCCCATCGTCACGGAGGTCTACACCGACGACGCGGTGCTCGCGGGCGAGTTCTACAACGAGCGGCGCAAGGTGGTGCCCTACGAGCGCATCCCCAAGCGGCTCGTCCAGGCGTTCATCGCCAGCGAGGACTCCAGCTTCTTCGACCACTTCGGCGTGGACGTGCTGGGCACGACGCGCGCCGTGTCGAAGACGGTGCTGACGAAGCTGGGGCTGCGCGGCGGCGGCGTGCAGGGTGGCTCCACGCTCACGCAGCAGACCGCGAAGGCGGTCCTCATCTCCGCGGAGGGCTACAAGGAGGCCACCGCGAAGACGCCCAAGCGCAAGATTCGCGAGGCCATCCTCGCCTTCCGCCTGGAGCAGGCGCTGACCAAGGAGGAGATCCTCTATCTCTACCTGAACAACGTCTTCCTCGGGCACCACAGCTACGGCGTGCAGAGCGCGGCGGAGAACTACTACCGCAAGGACGTGCGCGACCTGACGCTGGGGGAGATGACGCTCATCGCGGGCCTGCCCCAGGCGCCCAGCCGCTACTCGCCCTTCCTGCGTCCGGAGGCCGCGAAGAAGCGCCGCTCGTACGTGCTGGGCCGCATGCTGACGGAGGGCATGATCTCCAAGGCCGAGCATGACCAGGCCAACGCGGAGCCGGTGAAGGTGTACCCGGTGGAGGACGTCTTCCACGAGTTCGCCCCGTACTTCGTCGAGCAGGTCCGCAAGGACGTGGTGGACCGCTACGGCAACCCCGTGCTGCTCAAGGAAGGCCTCAAGGTCTTCACCACCATGGACAGCGAGCGGCAGCGCGCGGCGCAGGACTCCGTGCTGGACGGCCTGATGTCCGTGGACAAGCGCCAGGGCTGGCGCGGCCCGGTGATGCAACTGGCCACCGACGCCGAGCGCAACGCGTTCATCGCCAAGGCCAAGAAGGCCATGGGCAAGGAGGAGCTCGTCGAGAACCGCCTCTACGTGGGCGTCGTCACCCGCATCGACGACGACGGCAAGGGCGCGGACGTGCAGGTGGGGCCGCACCAGGGCCGGCTGCCGCTGCTCGGCATGCGCTGGGCGCGCAAGGTGAACCCGGAGAGCTACTACCCGGCGAGCATGATCACCTCCGTCAAGAAGGCCGTGGCGGTGGGTGACGTTGTCGTCCTCCGTCACGTGGTGAAGAAGGAGCTGACGGACGACAAGGAGCAGTGG is a genomic window of Corallococcus macrosporus containing:
- a CDS encoding RluA family pseudouridine synthase, encoding MIEYRIEADTVGMRLDKHLRKRMPNVPVSHLFKMIRTKKVRVNGKRAQPEQLLAEGDVLTIRGTEEQLTLAERPKSDRPPPPPPPVDPSRLVILKEDDWLMAVDKPSGMAVHTGSGITGGTLVDYVRAYLGPKATRNDFTASPAHRLDRETSGVILVAKRRPAMVHFTEIFTHGHPKKRYLTLVKGKMPKDSGVIDLPLAEHQQTAESKARRGVNMQEAVTRWKVVRQSSEAALLSCTIETGRTHQIRRHLVAVGHPVAGDKKYGDFAFNRDVRARWGLKRLFLHAERIEFPHPEDGRKVVVETPMPPELTDVLKRAALL
- a CDS encoding penicillin-binding protein 1A, which translates into the protein MADPKIDRSRSKLVLDGVPPKRNILVRLMKLFAVLGLMGATAGVLAVVGAYYVFSDGLPAIPKVDEYWPPIVTEVYTDDAVLAGEFYNERRKVVPYERIPKRLVQAFIASEDSSFFDHFGVDVLGTTRAVSKTVLTKLGLRGGGVQGGSTLTQQTAKAVLISAEGYKEATAKTPKRKIREAILAFRLEQALTKEEILYLYLNNVFLGHHSYGVQSAAENYYRKDVRDLTLGEMTLIAGLPQAPSRYSPFLRPEAAKKRRSYVLGRMLTEGMISKAEHDQANAEPVKVYPVEDVFHEFAPYFVEQVRKDVVDRYGNPVLLKEGLKVFTTMDSERQRAAQDSVLDGLMSVDKRQGWRGPVMQLATDAERNAFIAKAKKAMGKEELVENRLYVGVVTRIDDDGKGADVQVGPHQGRLPLLGMRWARKVNPESYYPASMITSVKKAVAVGDVVVLRHVVKKELTDDKEQWDKKLAEDIPEEGVKLFRLEQTPEAQSALVSIDPHRQYLTAMVGGYDFDDNEFNRAFQACRQPGSSFKPFVYSAALEQLEWTEATVIVDSPIVEHDPDNKVSWKPANYSEEFVGDVLLRTALVNSMNIPAVKTFGAVGVHNMAEWSKKLGLTTPMNMDFSAALGSSCVYPFDLASAYATFNRYGRKKPTYFIRKVEDRFGRTLEDHTAFDDAWAPLQDRVAAGYARLFEPGEQVMSAETGFILTHLLRGVVLQGTGGPAQKLGKPAAGKTGTTNDSFDAWFAAYTKDLVTVAWVGYDLNPHPLGRYETGGRAALPIWLNYMKRALEGRPQPEFYPWQSMQLARLYIDKKTGKVAHPGAKGAELMFFKKGTEPKEAVPDKNQVGVDQFMMGAQ